In a single window of the Debaryomyces hansenii CBS767 chromosome A complete sequence genome:
- a CDS encoding DEHA2A04884p (weakly similar to uniprot|P53830 Saccharomyces cerevisiae YNL286W CUS2 Protein that binds to U2 snRNA and Prp11p), producing the protein MSDFPDAPPLPSLMSKDPDILKTVDERLSYDKSSSQWFFEVNNDNKSTEYYYNFILERWIPTAEIEDNGRKRSREDETIHDEEEENKLAIKNLKKQKLKEMKEQMNKSKADGNKNKSTFENTGVYVSQLPGDITKDELMVTFSKYGLISEDYKTGEPRIKIYHNDGQRDDQRDALIIYHSKESVSLAIEMLDDSSIRPPSDKDQTKIKVQPAEFKKSDSDTTNDKKKTLTYEEKKLLNKKKEMMKKKLSSWDDDEGTIQAGDSDKTNNIKKRIWDKIVVIEKMFRIEELKSDPLLEMDLKEDIQDECNKLNIGNDVTKITIYDVSGIITVKFNNGDSSLKCIESFSGRYYDGLTLKAYLYQGEKFQKTSQDKENEGERLDSFGNWLEKK; encoded by the coding sequence ATGCTGGATTTCCCTGATGCACCACCTCTTCCGTCTTTGATGTCCAAGGATCCAGATATCCTTAAAACCGTGGACGAAAGACTTTCTTATGACAAAAGCTCATCGCAATGGTTTTTCGAGGTGAATAAcgataataaatcaacagAGTACTATTATAACTTTATACTCGAAAGATGGATACCAACAGCAGAGATTGAAGATAACGGCCGGAAAAGAAGTCGTGAGGATGAAACCATCcatgacgaagaagaagagaataaATTAGCtatcaagaatttgaaaaagcaGAAGCTTaaagaaatgaaagaaCAAATGAATAAATCTAAAGCAGATGGCAATAAGAATAAATCTACGTTTGAAAATACCGGGGTGTATGTCTCGCAATTACCAGGGGATATTACGAAGGACGAGCTAATGGTGACCTTTAGTAAATATGGATTGATATCAGAAGATTATAAGACAGGTGAACCAcgaattaaaatatatcacAACGATGGTCAACGTGACGATCAACGCGATgcattgataatatatcatAGTAAAGAAAGTGTTTCTTTGGCTATTGAGATGCTTGATGACTCCTCCATAAGACCACCATCTGATAAGGATCAGACAAAGATAAAAGTTCAACCGGCTGAGTTTAAGAAATCAGACTCAGACACAACTAACGACAAGAAAAAAACGCTCACATATGAAGAGAAAAAGTTGttaaataagaaaaaagaaatgatgaagaaaaagcTATCAAGTTgggatgatgatgaaggaACCATACAGGCAGGAGACCTGGATAAaactaataatattaaaaagaGAATCTGGGACAAGATTGTGGTTATAGAGAAAATGTTTCGAATTGAGGAATTGAAGAGCGATCCTTTATTAGAAATGGATTTGAAGGAAGATATTCAAGACGAATGTAATAAGCTCAATATAGGAAATGATGTCACAAAAATTACTATCTATGATGTAAGTGGCATAATCACTgttaaatttaataacgGCGATCTGAGCTTAAAATGCATTGAAAGCTTCAGTGGAAGATATTACGATGGTCTAACACTTAAAGCCTATCTCTATCAAGGGGAGAAGTTCCAAAAAACGAGCCAAGATAAGGAGAATGAAGGTGAAAGGCTTGATAGCTTTGGAAATTGGttagagaagaaataa
- a CDS encoding DEHA2A04840p (similar to uniprot|P38347 Saccharomyces cerevisiae YBR271W Putative S-adenosylmethionine-dependent methyltransferase of the seven beta-strand family) has product MDFDPLSLFTPSVTKEDYSEISLSRSLDDYSDNKVLIDFEDNLFQPLHVLDLPLLQLKPPAEVLLMFLKLLSPDEVYNFTKPESVNDEDKKIDTWKTFENKEITEELLNTALEWLANFCPRFSNKLKLSYIPFLSTSLKRNYESQYNAWLTRIISSQLPWVTDSEFKRIISKEASLRLAENCGRTAQPEIVRKIGLPNLSKYLKGTEYIKLKEPSLTSDNLGLKTWGSSLILANRLINKNNDEYLTGPVLELGSGTGLVGIISSILGYETYLTDLIEIIPNLQDNVQINSIDANVDELNWCDPSSFIAKYGHDKKFNTIVLSDPIYSSKHPYWVVDMVEKFINSKNNNARVLIQIPLRPKFEDERSLLWELMNKNFTEIEHEIESGFDDFGEMGFCFKKFIRKTSI; this is encoded by the coding sequence atggaTTTTGATCCACTATCTCTATTCACGCCCAGCGTGACCAAAGAAGATTATTCTGAGATCAGTCTTAGTAGAAGTTTGGATGATTATTCAGATAATAAAGTcttgattgattttgaagacaACCTTTTTCAACCATTGCATGTACTTGACTTGCCCTTATTACAGTTGAAACCGCCGGCAGAAGTCCTCCTaatgtttttgaaattattgtcCCCTGACGAAGTTTACAATTTTACTAAACCGGAGAGTGtgaatgatgaagataagaaaaTCGATACTTGGAAAACTTTcgaaaacaaagaaattacAGAAGAATTACTAAACACTGCATTAGAATGGCTAGCCAACTTCTGTCCTAGATTTAGCAATAAGTTAAAGTTATCATATATACCGTTTTTAAGTACATCGCTTAAGAGGAATTATGAAAGTCAATATAACGCATGGTTGACACGAATAATTTCTAGTCAATTACCATGGGTTACAGATTCGGAGTTTAAAAGAATAATTAGTAAAGAAGCATCTTTGAGACTAGCAGAGAATTGTGGACGTACAGCGCAACCAGAAATTGTTAGAAAAATAGGATTGCCTAACTTATCAAAGTACTTGAAGGGAACAGAATACATTAAGCTCAAAGAGCCATCGTTAACAAGCGATAATCTCGGTTTGAAGACCTGGGGgtcatcattaattttggCAAACAgattaattaataagaaCAATGACGAATATTTAACTGGTCCAGTATTGGAGTTGGGATCTGGTACTGGGTTGGTAGGAATAATAAGTTCAATATTAGGATATGAAACATATTTAACCGATCTAATAGAGATcattccaaatcttcaagatAATGTCCAGATAAATAGTATAGATGCTAATGTTGACGAGCTAAATTGGTGTGATCCGTCAAGTTTCATTGCAAAATATGGACACGACAAGAAGTTTAATACTATTGTTCTAAGTGATCCAATATATTCTTCCAAACACCCGTATTGGGTTGTAGACATGgtagaaaaatttataaattccaaaaataataatgcaaGGGTTCTAATTCAGATTCCATTAAGGCCAAAATTTGAAGACGAGAGAAGCTTACTATGggaattaatgaataaaaaCTTCACTGAGATTGAacatgaaattgaaagtgGTTTCGACGATTTTGGTGAAATGGGATTTTgttttaaaaaatttattagaaaaacGTCTATATAA
- a CDS encoding DEHA2A04928p (similar to CA3823|IPF10651 Candida albicans) encodes MAGTDSTGKFISEITQQQIFHTFLESLSVDSKSKLLSQNKLVCRNNLDLFFANENLVRCCTINPEYTNFRLLDNKYDDFKIRSLEMNSSGSLMAIIGDTELVVVSLPTSLTASNSSLLQVKSYRIHGIEGQIKKVIWQSIVANDCCLVVLNDKSEIKSYDLSLSSYEPQLSIDLGKDDAFKGEVARSISFGSSANLSGSLTLYVATSSSNIFAIYPFIHKLGKIATTESNVRDLLDESTSLITAVQERFPSKDLVQSSHQSVLNHASMKQYAYISSLYKQFETSFAPRREYRQLLSTNPLELSVLSQELPENFLPIVQGPVTITKDKTLKDLTCIGSNDNISILVSISISAGNETFLSYHSQLKPLIMKWSDVNDQTLKKEEVTPNNNRQSQVNEKEKNHEKGYIRPKRGFGYIDEVELSNEEEEKIPHINSNEFESKNREIEILFWKDEFTELSTLAIDQIPVSASQDIALSTLNSEGSKISIKIGNSIIYFDCGKWCEELVLDVSNGHIPQNLDVSSKYTLVVDGVQEISSFALIKDTMNETGDFLIILKTQKDNNLEVKQISENTTPNPDPEIIEIDTIIEKVNHESILIKEPFDELLSELDILKRVNPETLGKSLYMNKELAGVPIYGTNTEILKNLNHLSTETIQQISKFTSFAIHLNLRVTTQIDELKFQINNLQRIQKLGLDDGILDSKNEKANDLIARQNKINDRIQKLQDKIFDANQKLRYSKSLPLSDAEKLWFKEINSVNAQVSQDTDNAKCLNSVVENMTSQVSKIVNSIKEGEKQTEETQKFENKLKNLQEHHNILKLKQWLQEENDLIVLVKEKLDESFEQLKI; translated from the coding sequence ATGGCGGGTACAGATTCTACTGGAAAGTTTATATCAGAAATAACCCAGcaacaaatttttcacacATTTCTTGAATCATTATCTGTTGATAGTAAATCAAAGCTTCTCTCACAGAATAAATTGGTTTGCAGAAACAATTTGGATTTATTCTTTGCTAATGAAAACCTAGTAAGATGTTGTACTATCAATCCGGAATATACTAATTTTAGATTGCTAgacaataaatatgatgaCTTTAAAATAAGATCATTAGAGATGAATTCTCTGGGATCATTGATGGCCATTATAGGTGATACTGAATTGGTTGTTGTCAGCTTACCAACGTCTTTGACAGCTAGCAACTCGTCGTTATTGCAAGTTAAGTCGTATAGAATACACGGGATTGAAGGGCAGATAAAGAAAGTGATTTGGCAGTCAATTGTTGCCAACGATTGCTGCTTAGTTGTATTGAACGATAAGTCTGAAATCAAGTCGTATGATTTATCGCTTTCATCTTACGAACCTCAATTATCTATTGATTTAGGGAAAGACGATGCATTCAAGGGAGAAGTGGCACGGTCAATTTCGTTTGGGTCTAGTGCTAATTTATCTGGTTCCTTGACATTGTACGTGGCTAcctcatcttcaaatatattcgCAATTTACCCATTCATCCATAAGCTAGGCAAAATAGCCACTACAGAATCCAATGTCCGGGATTTGCTAGACGAATCTACATCATTAATTACAGCAGTTCAAGAAAGGTTTCCATCGAAAGACTTGGTCCAATCGAGTCACCAAAGTGTATTGAACCATGCATCTATGAAGCAATATGCTTACATATCTTCTTTGTATAAACAATTTGAAACATCATTTGCCCCGAGGAGGGAATACAGGCAGTTACTATCCACAAATCCACTTGAATTATCAGTTTTAAGTCAAGAGCTACCAGAAAACTTTCTTCCAATTGTACAGGGTCCTGTAACTATAACGAAAGACAAAACACTCAAAGACTTAACATGCATAGGctcaaatgataatatttctattttgGTGTCTATTTCGATTTCTGCTGGAAATGAAACATTTTTAAGCTACCATTCTCAGTTAAAGCCgttaataatgaagtgGAGTGATGTGAACGACCAAACTttgaaaaaagaagaagtgACACCCAATAACAATCGTCAATCGCAAGTAAAtgagaaagaaaaaaatcatGAAAAAGGATACATTAGGCCTAAGAGGGGTTTCGGATATATTGATGAAGTCGAATTGtcaaatgaagaagaagagaaaattCCTCATATCAACAGCAacgaatttgaatcaaaaaatcgtgaaattgaaatactaTTCTGGAAAGATGAGTTTACTGAATTAAGTACTTTGGCTATTGATCAAATACCGGTTAGCGCATCCCAAGATATTGCATTGTCTACTTTAAATTCTGAAGGatcaaaaatttctatCAAGATTGGGAATAGTATAATATACTTCGACTGTGGTAAATGGTGCGAAGAACTAGTTCTTGATGTTTCAAATGGCCATATACCACAAAATTTGGATGTTTCCAGCAAATATACTTTAGTTGTTGATGGAGTTCAAGAAATCAGTAGTTTTGCTTTGATTAAAGATACAATGAACGAGACAGGCGatttcttaataatattgaagacGCAGAAAGACAACAACTTAGAAGTAAAACAGATATCTGAAAATACTACGCCAAACCCAGATCCCGAGATCATCGAAATTGATACTATAATAGAAAAAGTAAACCATgaatcaatattgataaaagaACCATTTGATGAGCTTTTAAGCGAattggatattttgaagCGTGTCAACCCTGAAACCCTTGGTAAATCTTTGTATatgaataaagaattggCTGGAGTACCTATCTATGGTACTAATACcgaaatattgaaaaatttaaaccACCTTTCGACAGAAACAATACaacaaatatcaaaatttacTTCATTTGCAATACATTTGAACTTAAGAGTTACAACTcaaattgatgaattgaaatttcaaatcaataatttacaaagaattcaaaaacttgGCTTAGACGACGGCATTTTGGACTCAAAGAATGAAAAGGCCAATGACCTAATTGCTAGAcagaataaaattaatgatagaattcaaaaattgcaagataaaatttttgatgCTAATCAAAAGTTGAGATATTCAAAATCGTTACCGCTTTCAGACGCTGAAAAGTTATGGTTTAAAGAGATTAACTCTGTCAATGCACAAGTATCCCAAGACACTGATAATGCTAAGTGTTTGAATAGTGTTGTAGAAAATATGACTTCCCAAGTTTCAAAAATAGTAAACAGCATTAAGGAGGGAGAAAAACAGACAGAGGAGACTCAAAAATTtgagaataaattgaagaacCTCCAAGAACATCACAATatattgaagttgaagCAATGGTTGCAAGAAGAGAACGATTTAATCGTACTTGTTAAGGAAAAGTTGGATGAAAGTTTTGAGCAATTGAAGATATAA
- a CDS encoding DEHA2A04796p (similar to uniprot|P47040 Saccharomyces cerevisiae YJL059w YHC3 basic amino acid transporter activity), whose translation MQLLIPESRIVFASFFIFGLLNNILYVVILSAAIDLVGSATPKATVLLADIIPSFTIKVMAPFFVGLISYRTRIWMLVGLSSFGMLVISLTSDESINAKIVGICMASLSSGLGEVTFLQLTHFYQREYSISGFSSGTGGAGLLGSFVFMLLTNMLGMKVWVVLLLFAVLPLGFLMAFYVMLPKARGGGGDEPGYEALDSLDERSDPSSNASFSSSQTVSLKGHVVSTIKNILPLIRPYMLPLCLVYVSEYIINQGISPTLLFPLDELPHWLFSSYRDIYVVYGFMYQLGVFVSRSSISFGIRIKRLYLLSVLQFANVVITVYQSVHDKPFSSVWLLLALIFYEGLLGGFSYVNTFMSVSEEVSKSKREFSMGCVGISDTFGILLAGCINWSLEPHLCSLQVNRGRDWCLNGGSA comes from the coding sequence ATGCAATTGCTTATACCAGAATCGAGAATCGTATTTGCATCATTCTTTATCTTTGGGctcttgaataatatcCTATATGTCGTGATTCTCTCTGCTGCCATTGATCTCGTGGGGCTGGCGACCCCCAAGGCTACGGTGCTACTAGCGGACATAATACCTTCTTTTACAATAAAGGTGATGGCTCCATTTTTTGTGGGGTTGATATCGTATCGGACGCGGATATGGATGTTGGTGGGATTGTCGTCTTTCGGGATGTTGGTTATCAGCTTGACGTCAGACGAATCGATCAACGCGAAGATCGTGGGGATTTGCATGGCGTCCTTGTCGTCGGGACTTGGCGAGGTGACTTTTTTGCAGTTGACGCATTTCTACCAGAGAGAGTATTCGATTTCAGGGTTTTCTAGCGGGACTGGGGGCGCTGGGTTGCTCGGAAGCTTTGTGTTCATGTTGTTGACTAACATGCTTGGGATGAAGGTGTGGGTGGTACTTCTTTTGTTTGCAGTTCTTCCGCTTGGGTTTCTAATGGCGTTTTATGTGATGTTGCCTAAGGCTAGAGGAGGAGGTGGCGACGAACCAGGTTATGAGGCACTTGATAGTCTTGATGAGAGAAGCGACCCATCCAGTAACGCCAGCTTCTCGCTGTCACAGACCGTGCTGTTAAAGGGCCATGTAGTTTCTACGATAAAGAACATTCTCCCGCTAATAAGGCCATATATGCTCCCGTTGTGTTTGGTGTATGTGTCAGAATATATCATAAATCAAGGTATATCCCCTACATTGTTGTTCCCTCTCGATGAATTGCCGCATTGGCTATTTTCGTCATATAGAGATATATATGTTGTCTATGGCTTCATGTATCAATTGGGGGTCTTTGTATCGAGGTCGTCTATCAGTTTTGGAATCAGAATCAAACGGTTGTACTTATTATCGGTACTACAATTCGCAAATGTCGTCATCACCGTATATCAATCTGTGCACGATAAGCCATTCTCATCTGTATGGTTATTATTGGCGTTGATATTTTACGAAGGATTACTTGGTGGCTTTCTGTACGTCAATACATTTATGTCTGTCAGCGAGGAAGTTTCCAAAAGCAAGAGAGAATTTAGCATGGGATGCGTAGGCATTAGTGATACCTTTGGTATATTACTTGCTGGATGTATTAATTGGTCGCTAGAGCCCCACTTGTGTAGTCTACAGGTAAATAGAGGTAGAGATTGGTGTTTAAACGGTGGAAGTGCTTAG
- a CDS encoding DEHA2A04818p (similar to uniprot|P47039 Saccharomyces cerevisiae YJL060W BNA3 Arylformamidase) codes for MFVRLLKSNRKFNIRTKTTMSNFDPATLHNPYFNQKSGQKDIWTLINETAAEAQKESGKSIVNLGQGFFSYNPPDFAIEAVNKATSQPQFNQYASARGNPNLLNELSSLYTKEFNRKVGTDEIQITTGANEGMFSIFFGYLTPGDEVIVFQPFFDQYIPNIEMCGGKVKYVQLKFPEKFNGESVSGDDWEVDWEGLTNAITDKTKLIVINTPHNPIGKVFTEEELYKIGKIAIGNNLILVSDEVYENLYYSKSFTRPATLSSLPELAERTLTIGSAGKSFAATGWRVGWVHGPASLIKYVTAAHTRICFSTPAPLQQAVADGLKQAASNKYFEITRQEYVKKYELFTKVFDELNLPYTSAQGGYFLLVNLSKVKIPNDFEYPADISDKGTNDFKLAYWLIKEIGVVGIPPTEFLYPADRQGNGLENCLRFAVCKDNSILEEAVEKLRLLKEYL; via the coding sequence ATGTTCGTTAGGTTATTGAAATCCAatagaaaatttaatattcgAACAAAAACAACCATGTCCAATTTCGATCCTGCTACATTGCACAATCCATACTTCAATCAAAAACTGGGTCAGAAGGATATCTGGACATTAATTAACGAAACCGCCGCTGAAGCTCAAAAAGAATCTGGTAAGTCTATTGTTAATTTAGGACAGGGATTTTTCTCTTATAATCCACCAGATTTTGCTATTGAAGCAGTCAACAAGGCAACTAGTCAACCCcaatttaatcaatatGCATCAGCAAGAGGTAATCCAAACTTGTTGAATGAATTGTCTAGCCTTTATACTAAAGAGTTCAATCGTAAGGTAGGTACAGACGAAATCCAAATAACTACAGGCGCAAACGAAGGTATGttttctatattttttggatatttAACTCCCGGCGACGAAGTCATTGTCTTCCAGCCATTTTTTGACCAATACATTCCAAACATTGAAATGTGTGGCGGTAAGGTTAAATACGTCCAATTAAAATTTCCAGAAAAGTTCAATGGTGAATCTGTAAGTGGCGATGATTGGGAAGTTGACTGGGAAGGATTAACGAATGCTATTACAGACAAAACTAAGTTGATCGTTATCAACACCCCACACAACCCAATTGGAAAAGTATTTACCGAAGAAGAGTTATACAAAATTGGTAAAATAGCTATTggtaataatttgatcCTTGTTAGTGATGAAGTATATGAAAACTTGTACTATAGCAAATCCTTCACAAGACCTGCTACCTTGTCAAGCTTACCGGAATTAGCAGAGAGAACATTAACCATTGGGTCTGCTGGTAAATCATTTGCTGCCACTGGTTGGAGAGTCGGATGGGTTCATGGTCCTGCTAGCTTGATTAAATATGTGACAGCAGCCCATACTAGAATTTGTTTTTCGACGCCTGCTCCATTACAACAAGCGGTTGCTGATGGTCTTAAGCAAGCTGCAAGcaacaaatattttgaaattacGAGACAGGAATATGTAAAGAAATATGAACTCTTTACAAAggtatttgatgaattaaatttacCGTATACATCTGCTCAAGGTGGTTACTTCTTGTTAGTCAATTTGCTGAAAGTCAAAATCCCTAATGACTTTGAATACCCAGCTGATATTTCAGACAAGGGTACTAATGATTTCAAGTTAGCATACTGGTTGATAAAAGAAATCGGAGTCGTTGGAATTCCACCTACTGAATTTTTATACCCTGCTGATAGACAAGGTAATGGCTTAGAAAATTGTTTGAGATTCGCTGTGTGTAAAGACAATAGTATCTTAGAAGAAGCTGTCGAAAAGTTGAGACTTTTAAAAGAATATTTGTAA
- a CDS encoding DEHA2A04862p (similar to uniprot|P38345 Saccharomyces cerevisiae YBR269C FMP21): MLQKIRPVFRQQILMPLRVDIRCYSKFSTEYTPSPPKLPKEQQEEFEALQKIANSQAAIDQYNEQMETTGSANSDSVDTSAPPKTDIGGFHPEYFKTIPEFEGDVNPVTGERGGPKQDPLKHGDEWSFNGRVTDF, from the coding sequence atgcTTCAGAAAATAAGGCCCGTATTCAGACAGCAAATTTTGATGCCTTTAAGGGTGGATATTCGTTGTTACAGCAAATTTAGTACCGAGTATACTCCATCCCCACCAAAGTTACCAAAAGAGCAACAGGAGGAGTTTGAAGCTTTGCAAAAGATTGCCAATTCACAAGCTGCTATTGATCAATATAATGAACAGATGGAAACGACCGGAAGTGCTAATAGTGATAGTGTAGACACCCTGGCACCACCGAAAACAGACATTGGTGGATTTCATccagaatatttcaagacCATACCAGAGTTTGAAGGTGACGTAAATCCAGTCACCGGTGAAAGAGGAGGTCCTAAACAAGATCCTTTAAAACATGGGGATGAATGGTCGTTTAATGGTAGAGTTACAGACTTCTAG
- a CDS encoding DEHA2A04752p (similar to uniprot|Q08634 Saccharomyces cerevisiae YOR238w) — protein MSRHLIILPCHSIWTPGATLGESRDEWSLVSFQIEGYDHLCFKDHILKSLNILEQDKDATLIISGGQTKQESGPISEALSYYQLATKLTNDIELVQRINTEEFARDSFENVLFSLCRYFELHEAYPEKITIVGFEFKRQRFLENHLKQALSFSRNVNYVGNAPTPKDLDEEGQINYFQDLEQQEYKHAVSHFEKDWYSIRSPLLDKKMKRDPFSRYHGYCQSNPKLAKFLVAISDQENQEENLRSNESIQSLLTDFT, from the coding sequence ATGAGTAGGCATTTAATCATTTTACCTTGTCATTCTATATGGACACCAGGTGCTACACTAGGAGAACTGAGAGATGAATGGAGTTTAGTAAGTTTCCAAATTGAAGGCTATGACCACCTATGCTTTAAGGATCATATTCTTAAAAGTTTGAACATTTTGGAACAAGATAAGGACGCAACGTTGATTATATCGGGAGGTCAAACAAAACAAGAATCAGGCCCAATATCAGAAGCTCTATCGTATTATCAGTTAGCTACAAAATTGACCAACGATATTGAATTGGTCCAAAGAATCAATACGGAGGAGTTTGCTAGGGACTCATTTGAGAATGTTCTATTTCTGCTTTGtagatattttgaattacATGAAGCTTATCCAGAAAAAATAACTATAGTTGGATTCGAATTCAAGAGGCAAAGATTTTTAGAGAATCATTTAAAGCAGGCATTATCCTTCTCAAGAAATGTAAATTACGTTGGCAATGCACCCACTCCCAAAGACTTAGACGAAGAAGGACAAATCAACTATTTTCAGGATTTAGAAcaacaagaatataaacATGCCGTTCTGCATTTTGAAAAGGATTGGTACAGTATTAGAAGtccattattagataaGAAAATGAAACGAGATCCATTCAGCAGATACCATGGATATTGTCAAAGTAACCCTAAATTGGCAAAGTTTCTAGTTGCCATTAGCGATCAAGAGAATCAGGAGGAGAACTTGAGATCAAACGAAAGTATTCAGAGCTTACTAACTGATTTCACAtag
- a CDS encoding DEHA2A04774p (similar to uniprot|P32449 Saccharomyces cerevisiae YBR249c ARO4): protein MSKTPIPDEYDDTRILGYDPLIPPALLQHEIRASKESLDVVIRGRIESSEIISGKDDRCLVIVGPCSIHDTEAALEYATRLKKLSLELENDLVIVMRAYLEKPRTTVGWKGLINDPDVDNSFDINRGLRISRQLYSDLTGKTGLPIGSEMLDTISPQYFSDFLSFGAIGARTTESQLHRELASGLSFPIGFKNGTDGNLGVALDAVQASSKGHHFMGVTKNGTAAITTTKGNENCFIILRGGKKITNYDPESVAAAKEAINKSTDPNIKLMVDCSHDNSQKDYRNQPKVMESVVDQISKGENALIGVMIESHINEGKQSMPGPKEDKSALKYGVSITDGCVGWETTVELLHNLSKAVQERRQINKSKA, encoded by the coding sequence ATGAGTAAAACACCAATCCCAGACGAATACGATGATACCAGGATTTTAGGATACGATCCTTTGATACCACCTGCGTTATTACAGCACGAAATCAGAGCAAGTAAAGAATCATTGGACGTTGTGATCAGAGGACGTATTGAATCATCAGAGATTATAAGCGGAAAGGATGACCGTTGTTTGGTCATTGTTGGACCATGTTCTATCCATGACACTGAAGCAGCATTGGAATATGCTACcagattgaagaagttgtcGTTGGAATTGGAAAATGACTTAGTAATTGTCATGAGAGCATACTTGGAAAAGCCAAGAACTACCGTTGGTTGGAAAGGGTTGATCAACGACCCAGATGTGGACAACTCGTTTGATATCAACAGAGGGTTAAGAATCTCCCGTCAGTTATACTCTGATTTGACCGGCAAGACTGGCTTACCAATTGGTTCCGAGATGTTGGATACCATTTCTCCACAATACTTCTCAGACTTTTTGAGTTTTGGTGCTATTGGTGCTAGAACCACCGAGTCGCAATTACACCGTGAGTTAGCATCTGGTTTATCTTTCCCAATTGGTTTCAAGAATGGTACCGATGGTAACTTAGGCGTTGCCTTAGATGCTGTTCAAGCGTCTTCTAAGGGTCACCACTTCATGGGTGTCACCAAGAATGGTACTGCTGCCATTACTACTACCAAGGGTAACGAAAActgtttcatcatcttgaGAGGTGGTAAGAAGATTACCAACTACGACCCTGAATCTGTCGCTGCCGCAAAGGAAGCCATCAACAAGAGTACCGATCCAAATATCAAGTTGATGGTTGATTGCTCTCATGATAATTCTCAAAAAGACTACAGAAACCAACCTAAGGTAATGGAAAGTGTTGTTGACCAAATCTCTAAGGGTGAAAACGCTCTTATCGGTGTCATGATTGAATCTCACATTAATGAAGGTAAACAAAGCATGCCAGGTCCAAAAGAAGACAAGAGCGCTTTGAAGTACGGTGTCTCTATCACTGATGGATGTGTTGGTTGGGAAACTACTGTTGAATTATTGCACAACTTGAGTAAGGCCGTGcaagaaagaagacaaatTAATAAGTCTAAAGcttaa